A genomic stretch from Mya arenaria isolate MELC-2E11 chromosome 10, ASM2691426v1 includes:
- the LOC128206664 gene encoding uncharacterized protein LOC128206664 codes for MTNVEINAMMMKFALILFAVIGATIATPFLQLGDDDVLGDIDVDISVRGENKTLTYKTPNGNVLDVTHVLKGEGVIVNIPGENEVCNVRQLQQTINDVEGSLTCTERVAMTDEELSPWLAGICRGKAVFAEKYAPCQPRIRREYACRPTCWSCGEGTCCGVECSWTF; via the exons ATGACGAACGTTGAGATAAACg CCATGATGATGAAGTTTGCACTGATTCTGTTTGCTGTCATTGGTGCGACCATTGCAACG CCATTTCTCCAACTGGGTGATGACGACGTCTTGGGTGATATTGACGTGGATATCTCGGTGAGAGGAGAGAACAAGACGTTGACGTACAAAACTCCAAACGGCAACGTCCTTGACGTCACCCACGTTTTGAAAGGCGAG GGCGTCATCGTCAATATTCCCGGAGAGAATGAAGTTTGCAACGTCAGACAACTTCAACAG ACCATCAATGACGTGGAAGGGAGTTTGACCTGCACAGAACGAGTAGCGATGACCGATGAAGAGCTGTCACCGTGGCTTGCCGGGATTTGCCGAGGAAAGGCGGTGTTTGCCGAGAAATACGCGCCAT GTCAGCCCCGAATTCGTCGAGAATATGCCTGCCGGCCAACTTGCTGGAGCTGCGGTGAAGGTACATGCTGTGGAGTCGAATGTTCATGGACTTTTTAA
- the LOC128206725 gene encoding uncharacterized protein LOC128206725 gives MMIKVALILFAVVVVATATPFLQLGDDDVLGDVDVEISVRGGHKTLTYKTPNGNVIDVTHVLKSEDVIVNIPGQNEVCNVRQLQQTINDVEGSLTCTERIAMTDEELSPKLAEICRGKAVFAEKYAPCQPRTGQPQTGQPRIRRDYVCEPVCRLCSSGLCCEIRCTGEGRLCRSLGESDLQ, from the exons ATGATGATAAAAGTAGCACTGATTCTGTTTGCTGTCGTTGTTGTGGCCACTGCAACG CCATTCCTTCAACTGGGTGATGACGACGTCTTGGGTGACGTTGACGTGGAAATCTCGGTGAGAGGAGGGCATAAGACGTTGACGTATAAAACTCCAAACGGCAACGTCATTGACGTCACCCACGTTCTCAAAAGCGAG GATGTCATCGTCAACATTCCCGGACAGAATGAAGTGTGCAACGTCAGACAACTTCAACAG ACAATCAATGACGTGGAAGGGAGTTTGACCTGCACAGAACGAATAGCGATGACCGATGAAGAGCTGTCACCGAAGCTTGCCGAGATTTGCCGAGGAAAGGCGGTGTTTGCCGAGAAATACGCGCCTT GTCAGCCCCGAACAGGTCAGCCCCAAACAGGTCAGCCCCGAATTCGTCGAGATTATGTCTGCGAACCAGTTTGCCGGCTGTGTTCTTCAGGTTTATGCTGTGAAATCCGCTGTACAGGGGAGGGCCGCCTGTGTAGAAGTTTGGGAGAGTCTGACTTGCAGTAA
- the LOC128204040 gene encoding uncharacterized protein LOC128204040 has translation MMMKIALVLFAVVAAAIATPFLQLGDDDVLGDVDVDISVRGGQKTLTYTAPNGNVIDVTHVLKREGIIVNIPGKQDVCNVKQLQQTINGVEESLTCTERVAMTDEELSPRLAEICRGKAVFAEKNAPCQLRIRRAPGCKLTCWTCGWRVCCGVKCSF, from the exons ATGATGATGAAAATTGCTCTGGTTCTGTTTGCTGTCGTTGCTGCGGCCATTGCAACG CCGTTCCTCCAATTAGGTGATGACGACGTCTTGGGTGATGTTGACGTCGATATCTCCGTGAGAGGAGGGCAGAAGACTTTGACGTACACAGCTCCAAACGGCAACGTCATTGACGTCACCCACGTTTTAAAAAGAGAG GGCATAATCGTCAATATTCCCGGAAAACAGGATGTGTGCAATGTCAAACAACTTCAACAG ACCATCAATGGCGTCGAAGAGAGTTTGACCTGCACAGAACGAGTAGCGATGACAGATGAAGAACTGTCACCGAGGCTTGCCGAGATTTGCCGAGGAAAGGCGGTGTTTGCCGAGAAAAACGCACCAT GCCAACTCCGAATTCGCCGAGCGCCCGGTTGCAAGCTCACTTGCTGGACCTGTGGTTGGAGGGTATGCTGTGGAgtcaaatgttctttttaa